The Bos indicus x Bos taurus breed Angus x Brahman F1 hybrid chromosome 21, Bos_hybrid_MaternalHap_v2.0, whole genome shotgun sequence genomic interval GAGTTTTCTCCTTAGAAGTTTGATTGGGTTTGTATCGGATCTGCCTTGCCTCCATGGAAAATGAAGTCTTTCACCACTGGAGCAGATTACTGTTTTGAAAGGACAGGGAGAGGCCTGCTCTGGGGGTAGGGAGGGGCAGACCCTCGAGGCGGGGGTGAGGGGGGCCCAGCGGGCTCCCCCCAGGAATTAGAAGGCAGATTTCAGAGTGAGGTCAGAGCCTGGGCGCGGGAATCTCCGCAAAGTCCAGCAAGGGGCACAAGCAGGCACCGCCAAGCCCGACAGACGTCCCCCGCGCACCGCGCTGTCTCCTGGTGGAGGGCCCTGAGGGGCGGCTGCTCCCGGGCGGGCCCCCTGGGGGCGCGCTCTGCGATGGAGCGCTGAAGACTTGAGCCCGGGTGCTCTGTGGTCAGCCTCCCCGCTCCGTCCAGTCTCTTCTGCCGTCCTGTTGAGGTGCCGGATGTCTGCCTCTGTCAAAGGCCCCTCGTCCTTCCCAGCTCAGCAGACGGCCTCCAGACCGTTTCTAGGGGTGGCTTTTTGGCCTGGGAATCAGCGCGCAAAACTCGGGATACCCGTGTCCTGCGGACCGCGTCCCGATGGGCCGTGCTCCCACGCTCAGGACAGGCGCACCACCCGCGAGCATTCTGGACCGTAGTTTTCCCTGGAGACATCTTGGTTCTCATCACGTCCCTCGTGGGCTGGGGGAGGCTGTGTGCCCTCCGAAGTCTCTGTGGCGACCTCGTAAAGCAGCAGAGGGGTAACACTTACTTTAGTCAGGAACGCGCAAAGCCTGGAAGACTTTCTTGAAAGGTTTCTGGTCTAATGGAGTTGAATAACTAGAAGTTAAATGCTTTGTATAAAGAGAGTTTAGCCTAATGTGAAAAACGCTGCaatgttttaaattctataaAGATTAGGATTGTGATACAGCCCTTGTATTATTGTTAAAAATGTCGTAAACGCCTGTTAGTTTAAAAACAGTCTTCTCCGTGTGAGGTCAGCACCTCTGGTTTTGCTGCGTCCTGGCTGCTGCTCGGTCGGCGCCTCGTGGGCCTTGACAGCCTGATTGTCCCTGGCCGCAGCGGCCGCTCCTGTCCAGGTGCCCGCGTCCCTGGAGGCTCGGGCTCCACTCACGGGGCGGCAGGGACCAGCACCCTGTCCTCGGCCATGCCCATCTGGTGCCCGCACGCAGGGGCGCAGGTGGCTTTAGGTCAGCTGTGcgtccccccgccccccggccctggccccgccccccgcccgggGCCCCGTGTgcgcggccccgccccccgcccggcGCCCTGCGTGGGGCCGCCCCGCGAGGGCGCTCAGAGCCCGCCTTGCTGTTGCAGACGGCCAGTGGGAACGTGGAGGCCAAGGTGGTGTGCTTCTACCGGCGCCGCGACATCTCCAGCAGCCTCATCGCCCTGGCTGACAAGCATGCCAGTGAGTCCCCCTGCCTGCGCCGCCCCGGCCCTCGGAGGGCCCGCGCTCCCGTTCCCTGGGGCCTTCAGCCGGGGGCGAGGTGGGGGCTGTCCGTGTCCTCGATGGGACCGTCCCTTGCACAGTGCAGGGGTCCAGGCCTGGGCTGAGGCCTGGGGGTGGGCCACGCAGGGTGGGTGCCTCCGGTGGGGGCGGGCTCCACCTGTGGGTTCCGGCCGGCGTGCATGCGTGCATACCTCCCATCCACAGCGACCTTGTGGCAGGAGCCTCCGTCCAGTGCAGGACCTGGTGCTATGCCCAGAGGGGCAGGGGCGGGGTTCAGGGTCACTGGGCCCTCCCAGAGCCTGTGCCTACCAGCTTGGCACTGCCTGCAGCCTCCCGGTGCTGAGCAGAGGAGCCGGATCCTGGGGGTGTGGTGTTAGCGGGCCGGCCCCATTTGCGCCATCCCGTCGGTCAGGGCCCTGAGGCCGGCCGCGGGTCTGTGTGGCCCAGGCGTAGCCAATGGTGGGCAATCTCCCGTGTCCATGCCCAGCCCTGAGTAACTGCAGCCCTGGCCCTCCGCACACGGTGGTGGCCGTGTCCACGGGCCCAGCTCTTCTGCCCTCGGGCCCCAGGGGAGCTTGTCCAAGCGTTAGGTCACGAGACTTGCAGGGAGTGGGTCCCCCCAAAGGCGGGggctggcagggctggggaggcccCCAGGCCCAGCTCAGGGCAGGGCCTCCGTCTCCCCCGGACTGTCCATCTCATGGGGCTGGGCTCTCTGAGCCCGCTGCGGCCAGGCTGGGGGGATGCCGGTCCACCCTGCTGCCTGGGACCCGGCCAGCGCCAGGGGAGTGGGAAGGATACTCGGGGGCTCTTCTGGCAGGAGGGATAGAGGCTGGGTGGACGCCCACTGTGTGGTTGGATCTGCTGCTAGAGCTGCTTCTCGGCCCAGAGCCTGAGGCACGAGCTTGCGCCCCTCCCTGTTAGCACAGATGCCCTGGGCCCGTGGGCCTCCCCAGAGCAGGAACGCCCTCACCGGGTCTGCAGGCCTCGGGCTGCCCGCCTGGCCCTGCTCACAGGTGCGTGGGCCTCCCGCAGAGCTATCCTGAGAGCCGGACCTTGCCTGAGGAGTAGTGGGCATGGGACAGGTCCTTCCAGGAACCCCAGAGCAAGTGCGGGGCTCAGGGGAACCGGTGGGGTGTGTGGGTGAGGCCCCAGCTCTGAGCCCAAGGCCAGGACTCACTGGATCCCAGAGAGAGGGGCTTTGGCCCCAGGGGCTGCGTGCCCCTGGGTTCCTCGACGCTGGGCACCACAGCCCACTCATGTCTGCGGGTCCTCGGAGAGTGAGCTCCAGAGCCGTGCAGAGACTCCTGGTCTCCTGGGGGCAGGAGGCCAGCCTGGCCGAAGCCCTGGCTGCCCCTGAGACCACAGTGTGGCCCCTAGCCGCTCCTCGTGATGCTGATGGTTGGGAACCCTGGTGGGCCTGTGTCACCGTGAGGAGGGCGAGGTCTGCGGCCGTGACACGGGCCCCCAGGGCCTGTCTCTGGCCCCGGCTCCTTGCTGCTCTGCCGGGCCTGCCAGGCTGCCCCTGGGTGGTATGAACGCGATCAGTGTGGGTTGGGGGCCCTGTCTGAGTGTGGGTGATGCTCTCACGTGGGGCTGCCCTGGGGTCCCCGGGGGGCAGGGCGTGACATGGCTGCAGTGTGGGTACCCAGGTCCCTGTGGCTCCCACCCAGATAGCCTGGCCCGGCCTCCTCCCCAGCTGCCCGCCCCCTGGCCCTGCCGGCTTCTGTGAGCTGTGGACGCGTTGGGGGCGGCACGGGTCCCTGTACGGCCGCCACAGGGGGGCAGCAGAGGGCTGCAGGCCGCACGGGGCCCGAGCGTGCTCCTCGCAGCCTCCTGGGGGCCTCGGGGTGGAGGGTCATCTGGCTGCAGGCTTGGCTTTCACTGCCCCCTGCGTAGCCCCAGACCACCGCTGCCAagggcacccccaccccaggcctgcctGTGCTGAGTCCATACCCTGGAGGCCCCCCACTGCCCCCACATGCCAGACTTCCAGGTTCTTCTTGTGGGCACCAGTGTCCCAGCCATGGGGGGTGGCCGAGGACCCCGGGCAGGAAGCTGTGCTGCTGATCTGGCTTGGGGACCCGTCCCGCCCCCACCTGGCGCCCCGGGCCCGCTTCTCCGGAAGGTCTGGCTCCCTACGACTTGGCCGGGACAGGCTGGCCCAGGCTGGTCTGGGGTCTGCTTGGAGGCGTGGGTGGCGTGGacgtgggggtgggcagggccgAGGTCAGCTAGGTGGGACGTCCTCTGGCTTCGGCCGGGTGGTCTGCGGCCCCCTGTCCACCTTGCCTCCCAGCCTCACCCCCTCAGCCAGGCCGGGCCCTGAGGCTGACCTGCTGTCTGGGCACTGTCTGTCGTTGTATAGCCCTGTCAGTCTGCTATAAAACCGGATCGGGGGCCGACACCGGTGAGGAAGGTAAGAGCCGCCCTTGCGGGAGGGTCCTGGCGCCTGTGCGCCGGGCTGCATGCCCGCCCCTGCTTGCCCAAGGCGAGGTGGGCCCGCGGAGGCCCCTGCAGCTTGGCCCTGAGGGGGTTCCGGTGCAGGGAGGGCACGGGACATGGCCCTGGGGTCTCTGCCTCCCGGCCCTGGACATGCAGCAGCGGCCGCCTCGTCTCCCCCGTCTCCCCTGTCTCCCCCCGCGGGCTTAGGACACGTCCTCCTTCCTGATGAGACACCCTGGCTGCGGGCTTCTGGGGCGGCTGGGCTAGAACTGGCGCTGCCCGAGCGCCTGCTGGGgccccctgggggtgggggccgggggaGCCAGCGGGTGGGTCTGTTCGGTGGCCTGAGCCCGTgtcctctctgtccttcaggagaaatagaggaggagatggagaacCCGGAGATGGTGGACCTGCCCGAGAAGCTCAAGCACCAGCTGCGGCATCGGGAGTTGTTCCTGTCTAGACAGCTGGAATCTCTCCCCGCCACGCACATCAGGTACCGTGGGCCTGGGCAGGGAGCACAGGTCAGGTACCGCAGGCCTGGGCGGGGACCACACGGGGCGGGGACCACACGGGGCGGGGACCACAGGTCAGGTACCGCAGGCCTGGATGGGCACGGGGGGCACCCGCCTCCCCTGATGGACGCCCTCCTGTGTCCTGCCTTGCAGGGGGAAGTGCAGCGTCACTTTGCTGAATGAGACCGAGTCCCTCAAGTCCTACCTGGAACGGGAGGTGAGGCTCCCCTGCCCCCCGAGGGGCACGACTTgtcctgctgggggtggggaggcccaTGGCAGCTGCCCTGGTTGCTGTCTGGGCTTCCCCAGCAGGCGGGTGCCCACCCAGCCATCCTGGCCGCTGTGTCCCGGCCACACTGTGCCGACCCAGCATTGCCAGCAGGGCAACCGGAAGTGTCTTGAGTTTGTGAAACAGGAATCATCAGTGCTGCCGGGCCCAGGGGACCAACCTCGTCCCACGGGTAGACGGGCCTCACGGTGACGCCCGAGCCCCTCACCCTGCGGCCGCTGTCCTTCCCGCCGTGACCTTCAGGGCGGGTGGTTCTGATGGGCTCGCCTTTCCATTGCTCCCTCTCCCAAGAAACATGACTATCAGAGCCGTCTCCAGAGGACACATGCGTGTCCCCGGAGCAGCAAGATGCATCTTCAGGGAAGCCAGTGGGCCAGCAGGGGTCACTGCAGCAGGGCTCTGGCGTCATCCTGCGAGGGCAGGTCAGGGTATGACCAAGGGTCAGGGTCCCCTCCACGCATGTCCTAGCGGACACCCGCCTCTGGCTCCCAGGGGACCTGCCCACGGATCCTTGCAGCTCTTGCAGGAGTGTCATCGCCTGCGGGCGGCACCCTCCCTAGGCAAGGCCAGGCTCTCCAGGGGCCCAGAGGAGTGAGCGGAGGGGGCGGCGTGGACTGGGAGCACAGGCGGCCGCCGGTGCCAGCGGTCCAGCGATCCAGCGAGGACAGCCTGGTGCGTGGCCTCCCTGACGCCTGACTCAGGAATTGGAGAACCGCCAGGCGACGGCCTGGAGTTGGCGCAGAGGAGCCGCTGGGGCAGCCCGGGCCCCCAGGAGCCCCTGCCTGTGGGAGGCCTGGTGCGGCCTGGGAAGGTGGCGGGCAGAGCAGGGCCGTGGCCCCAGGCAGCTTCCACTGGGGAGCAGACGCGTGGTCTACAGTTTGGAAAGGTCCCCCGGTGGCAGCCGCCCGAGCAGTGACGTGGACAGCTGACCCTGAGCAAAGGCGGCTGTGAACCAGCCTCGGGAGGCGTGTTGGCCCTGCTCTGGCACCTGCGTGCGTCTCTAGGGTGCACAGCGGGCGTTTCCTGCTGTTCTCCTTCACCCATCTGGGGAGTGGGTGCCTCTGAGGAGCGGGAGATGGCCCAGGCGAGGGGCTGGCAGCACAGGCGCGCAGCTGCAGCCCACGGGACCTACACCCAGGAGCCCTTGGCCCTGACGTGGGGGCAGCCCCTGCCCGCTGCCGCCTGGGGGGTGAGGGCTGTGGAGGAACAGCCACAAGGGAGTCAAGAAAGGCACAGTGGGGGCACGGGGCCAGGTAGACCCTGCGGGATACGGTGAGGCCCCAGGGGAAGCCCCGGGTCGGCAGGCTTGCTTTCGAGAAGCGGCCCAGGCCAGCTCAGCGTGGCTTCCTGGGGGCCGAGGAGGGTGCGTCGTGCCCGCCGACCCCAGGTGGGCCTGGAGCCGGCAGGAGGGTGCCCACGGGCTGGAGCCGCCGGCTCTGGGCGCCGGGCCCGGGACGTCCTGTTACGTGGTCGCTTTCTGTGCGTCTCCTGTGACAGCTGCACGGGAGCCCTGCCGTCTCCTTGGAGGCCGCGCCCAGAATCTGTCAGATTTGTTCCCAGATGTCTTCGGAGTTTTGTTGCTGTTAAATGCTTCTATAAACTAAATTTTTAGACTCGCTGCTGACGGGCTTGAGGCAGTCTGGGGAGCTGCCTGCAGCCGCCTGGCCTGTGCCCCGAGCCCGCCTGGCCGTGGTGCCGTGTGCTGACAGCCCCGCCTGTGCTGCTTTCCAGGACTTCTTCTTCTACTCTCTGGTCTACGACCCCCAGCAGAAGACCCTCCTGGCAGACAAAGGGGAGATCCGGGTGGGGAACCGGTACCAGGCGGACATCACCGACTTGCTGAAAGAAGGTGGGTGGGGTGCGGCGGGCCCAGCACCCCCAGCGCCTGTCGCTGGGCCCTCCACGCTACCCTGAGACTGTTTCTTTTTAGCAGttattttcataactttttaaaaactctttctcTGTTCAAAGAGCTTGTTTGAGTGATTGCCAGTATCACTGACTTCTGGTGGATGGTGCTGTCCGCCAGGCCACCGTGCTCGGGGGGCAAAATGCCCGGCTCCCCTGCCCACTCAGGCCACCAGCGGCCCAGGGGTCATGGGCGGGCCTGACCCCTTCCTGCAGCTCAGTCTGTCCCCACGcatgcagcacagggaactcgggCCCCGGTGACCCCCCCCAGGCCTTGCTTCCTGCAGGGGCCCCGTGGTTGGCAGCAGGCCTGACGTGAGCGGCCCTCATCCCTTGGGTGGTGGCCACGGCCAGGCAAGTGGGGCTGACGCAGGGGGCCGCGGGGTCCACGCTCGTGGGCATCCTGTCCTCTCCTGTCCTGGTCATGCGGCTCGGTGAGGCAGGCCTGGCGGCTGGACCGCGCACGCCCTTGGCCTCAGGGCGTTCGGGCGCCTGGCTCTCTTTGGAGTCTGTGCCCCTGCAGAGCTGGCCCTGTGTGAGGTGCCCAGGCCGCCCGGGGTCCCTGGGTCCCTTGTGGAGCACGTGGCCGCTGCTCTCTCGTCCTCAGGTGGCCCTGGCGAGCGTCTCCTGCGTCTGTGGGGCGTGGGCCAGGCCTGGCTCCCCTTCTGCTCTGCACCCCGGGTTCCTCTGTGCAGGAATCCCCAGAAGCTTCCTCTCTGTGGCCACCGCGCCTCCCGATCCCCCAGCTGCTCCACTCGTCCTGGGCTCTGCCCTTGGCCCGTGTGCACGTTTCCTgttgcacacgtgtgcacacacctgTGGCACACCTCACTCGGACCTcacccacacactcacacccacctCCCTGTTGGGGCCTCAGTCTCCGTCTTGGGGCGCCTGCTTGTCTGGTCAGGTGTCAGGGAGGCGCTGAGCCAAGCCCATGGGAAGCGGGTGGCGGGGCGGCTCCCCCGTCTGCCCTGTGTGTCCAGCTCCATCACGGGCGGGCCTGGCCGCTCCTCCGTCCGGCCCTGTGAGCACTCGCATCATCCTGGGCCCCCGCACTGCGTTGGCCTGGCCGCTCCTCCCTCCGGCCCTGTGAGCACTCGCATCGTCCTGGGGCCCCGCACTGCGTCTCCCGCTCCTCCCTCCGGCCCTGTGAGCACTCGCATCATCCGGGGGCCCCGCACTGCGTCTCCCGCTCCTCCCTCCGGCCCTGTGAGCACTCGCATCATCCTGGGGCCCCGCACTGCGTCTCCCGCTCCTCCCTCCGGCCCTGTGAGCACTCGCATCATCCGGGGGCCCCGCACTGCGTCTCCCGCTCCTCCCTCTGGCCCTGTGAGCACTCGCATCATCCTGGGCCCCCGCACTGCGTCGGCCTGGCCGCTCCTCCCTCCGGCCCTGTGAGCACTCGCATCATCCTGGGCCCCGCACTGCGTCTCCCGCTCCTCCCTCCGGCCCTGTGAGCACTCGCATCATCCTGGGGCCCCGCACTGCGTCTCCCGCTCCTCCCTCCGGCCCTGTGAGCACTCGCATCATCCGGGGGCCCCGCACTGCGTCTCCCGCTGAACCTCCGGCCCTGTGAGCACTCGCATCATCCTGGGCCCCCGCACTGCGTCGGCCTGGCCGCTCCTCCCTCCGGCCCTGTGAGCACTCGCATCGTCCTGGGGCCCCGCACTGCGTCTCCCGCTGAAACAGAGCCGGCCGCGCTGGCTGTGGACTCCCCTCCGGGGTCAGGCATCCTTGGGGGTCCTGGTGAGGCCTCAGGGATGCTGGTGGCTCACGTGTCCAGAGTGCTCACGTTGCTGCTGCCTGGGTGAGCTCACATTGCCCCCTGCCTGGGTACCCGGCGGGGCCGAGCCTCTGTCCTCAGGTGCCCTGGGCTGGCCCTGCCCACAACCCAGGCCTTTCCCACTCCTGACTCGGGGGCCCTGGCGAAGGCCTCAACTTGCTGTCTCCCCGCACCTCCTGGGGCGTGGGCCCTGCCACTGTGAAGCTGTGCCCCAGCCGTGCGTGTATGTGGCGGCCACAGAGCGTGCCGTGATGCTGCCTGCCAGCCGGCGTGGCGCTGGGACAGGCATGCCACTGCACCCGGGGCTCTGGGCTTGGCTGCCTGGCCATATCGCTTGGGCCTGGATCCAAGAGGAGGGTCCCCGCCTTACCCGGGGAGGGTCTCAGTGCCAAGGCGCCGCCCGGAGGGAGCGCAGCATGCCCATCCTCCAGACGCCCCATCGCGTCCCACAGCCCCACACCCCAGGCTCTTGGATCTCCGCGCTCCATCCCTGGATCAGCCCTGCATGTCTGCGGTGCCGGGCTCCCTCCCGTGGGCCCCTGGCCCAGCGCGcccctgtagcccgccagggtgaCCTCCCCAGGGCGAGGGGGCACGTGTCTCTCCAGTGACTTTAAGCTGTGGCGGCTCTGCTGACCCGCACCCACCCCAGGCTCCATGGGCTTCCCGAATGCGCGGGGGTCCTGGCCCTGGAAGCAGCTTCCTGCCGAGAGTGACCGTGGCTGAAAGCGTCTGCAGACGTTCAGCTCGGGTGCCCGAGTTGAATGTGGGTGTGACGTGTCCTCCATGCCAGCCCAGCCACGCCGGGTGGGCGTTCTGCAGGCCCTCCTCGTGGTCCCATCCCCACTGCTGACCAGAGCACACCGGCCCTTGGCACAGGTGCTGCCCAGGACAGAAGCGTCCACGGCCGGGCCCTGGGCTGCCCTGTGCCACCCACAGGCTGAGGGAGAAGATGCCCTGAGACGAGGCCTCCGGCCTCAGGGCCCCGGGTGGCGGGCGAGTGTCTGTGCTGAGCCAGCATCAGTGCGCTGGTGGTGAGGGGCTGGCACGGGGGGCCAGGCGCAGTGGCACCTGACCCTGTGGCGGCTCGGGGTAAAGAGCTCGACCGACCATACCCGAACCGCCCGCCCTCCCCCAGCGGCTGTGTTGCTGCCCCTCCTGGTGGCTCCTCCAAGGGCCTGGGGGCCAGACCCGGACCCCATTCCAGAGGCGAAGGCGCGCCCTGTGCCATGCTCGCCCAGACCCGGACCCCATTCCAGAGGCGAAGGCGCGCCCTGTGCCATGCTCGCCCAGACCCGGACCCCATTCCAGAGGCGAAGGCGCGCCCTGTGCCATGCTCGCCCAGACCCGGACCCCATTCCAGAGGCGAAGGCGCGCCCTGTGCCATGCTCGCCCTGGAGCGCTGACCAGACCGCgtccgtgtgtgtgtgcccgcattcctgtgtgtgcgtgcttgtgTCTGTGTGCACGTGCGTGTACACGTGTGTCTGTGTACGCGTTTCCGTGTGCTTctttgtgtgtgcacacacgcgtgCTGTGTTCCCGCCCCGGATTCACTtaccctctccctccctgcagAAGGGGGTgctccacccctcaccccagtAGGCCAGGCCCTAAGGGGACCCCTGGGCCCTGAGCTCTCACTAGAGCCTCGGGGCTCCTCCCGCGGCCCCGGCGGCCTCACCCCGCGGCACCCCTTCTCCGCAGGCGAGGAGGACGGCCGAGACCAGTCCAAGCTGGAGACCAAGGTGTGGGAGGCCCGCAACCCACTCGTGGACAAGCAGATTGACCAGTTCCTTGTGGTGGCCCGGTAAGTGCCGGGCAGGCAGGGCACAAGCTGGCACGGCCTTAACTGCTTGCCCACCGTGTGGTGGGTTCTGGGACATCTGTCCCTCGGGGTGTTGCCCAGTGAAGGGCACATGAGGCCGGTGGGGCGGGGCCTGCTCTGTCGCGACCCCTGTGTGGTCCCTGGGGAGGTCTGGCCCTTCCTGCACGCGGAGCTGGCTGAGGGCTGCTCAGAGCCACCCCCCAACAGGCCGGGGCTCTTTCCGAAGACTGCGGGGTGGGACAGGGTGCCCGTCCAGCTTTGGGACTGGGCGAAGGCCGCTGGGGCGGATGTGGCTGAGGTCTGGGCCTCCTGGACACGAACGGATGTGCTCTGCGGAGCTGTCTCTGCTGAGGCCGCCGCCCTGGCCCCCGCGGGGCAGGTCTGATGAGCACTCAGGGCTGCATgctcccccaccaccccgcccTGGGCCAGGCGCCATCCAGCGCTGGAACCCAAAGGCTGTCTCATGAGAAGAGCTCTGCAGAGACAGGCAGAGTCCCCAAGCTCCAGAGCAGAGCACTCCTCCCCGAGACAGCCGAATCTGGGCCCCTGTGCGTGTCCAGCTCGGCCTGCCTGGCCTCCTGCTCGTCTGCTCCAGCGGTCAGTGTCTCTTCCTGCCCCCCCCAGCTCTGTGGGCACCTTTGCCCGGGCCCTGGACTGCAGCAGCTCCGTCCGGCAGCCCAGCCTGCACATGAGCGCCGCGGCCGCCTCCCGGGACATCACCCTGGTAAGCAGGTGCCAGCCGAGCAAGGCCCAGCACGTTTGCTTAGGTCAACCCCCTGGGCACGGCCCCACCCAGGGCAGGGCTCTCGGTGCCCTGGCGTGGCAGCCCCGTCTTCGCACAGGTTCAGGCTGACCTGCCCGTCCTGGGGCCGCCctgctccttcctcccaccccatctcgggCAGCAAGTCTCCCAGAAGGAGGCTCAGGTGCCCCAGGCTGGCCCTGCCTGCCCACGGCTCTCTCCCCACATCCTCCCCAGAGGCCCAAGCCTGTGGCCTTCCACACGTGACCCGGGTGTGTCCGCCACCCGGGCTGGGGGTGGGTCCCAGCGCAGGGCCCAGGTGACCCTGCCTCCCGCCCCACACAGTTCCACGCCATGGACACGCTGCACAGGAGCGTGTATGACGTTGCCAAGGCCATCTCAGCCCTGGTGCCGCAGGGTGGGCCCGTGCTCTGCAGGGACGAGATGGAGGAGTGGTCAGCCTCAGAGGCCAGCCTTTTTGAGGAGGCCCTGGAAAAGTACGGGAAAGACTTCACAGACATTCAGCAAGACTTTGTGAGTACCGCGGGGCGGGCTCAGGGCTGCTCTGCTCCCCAGGTCTCTGTGTTCCGTCCCCTCATCTGTTAGAGGTGACGAGGAGGTCCAGCTCCTCGCTGACCCTCGGGCCCTGGGCATGTCCAGGTCCTCGCTGGCCCTCAGGCCCCGGCCGTGTTTGAGTCCGGTGGTTTTTAACCAGCCGAGCTTCCGCATAGGTCCTTGGAAGTGTCCCCAGTGAGCACGTGGGAatcaagtctgcagggacccctCCTGCTCTCACAGTCCCTAAAACACACTTGAGCTCATCTGAAAGGAGGCGAAATGCTGGTCACTCAGAGGAGCACGTCTGTGCAGAGAGGGCAGCAGGGTGGCCAGGCCGGCCTGACCACAAGCCCCAGGGAGAGGCCGGGATGCAGCGGCCTTGCCTGCGTCTGATGCCCAGCAGCATCTCCACTGGAACAGATGAAGCTGGTTCCGGGCTCACCGCAGGAGGTGGAGAAGAGGTGTGGCCTGGAGGCCCTCAGGGCCCTGCAGAGCCCTGGTGCCACCGGTGCAGGCCGAGCCCCGAGCCGGCCCCTTGACCGACTTGGTAGAGTGTGCTGAAACCTCAGCAGGGCGGCAAGGCCTCCTCACCAGAAATAAGCGG includes:
- the MTA1 gene encoding metastasis-associated protein MTA1 isoform X7, which codes for MAANMYRVGDYVYFENSSSNPYLIRRIEELNKTASGNVEAKVVCFYRRRDISSSLIALADKHATLSVCYKTGSGADTGEEGEIEEEMENPEMVDLPEKLKHQLRHRELFLSRQLESLPATHIRGKCSVTLLNETESLKSYLEREDFFFYSLVYDPQQKTLLADKGEIRVGNRYQADITDLLKEGEEDGRDQSKLETKVWEARNPLVDKQIDQFLVVARSVGTFARALDCSSSVRQPSLHMSAAAASRDITLFHAMDTLHRSVYDVAKAISALVPQGGPVLCRDEMEEWSASEASLFEEALEKYGKDFTDIQQDFLPWKSLTSIIEYYYMWKTTDRYVQQKRLKAAEAESKLKQVYIPNYNKPNPNQISVNNVKAGVVNGAGPPGQSPGAGRACESCYMSPLRVLLDILEEIWWLENANPVRWREAGTQPQ